A region from the Candidatus Persebacteraceae bacterium Df01 genome encodes:
- the pnp gene encoding polyribonucleotide nucleotidyltransferase, which produces MTLYKKTFMLGDTEATMEFGEIGRQAGATVIVSMNDTVVMVAATGSREAMPNAGFLPLTVDYQEKYYAAGRIPGGFLRREGRPSEKEVLTSRLIDRSIRPLFPDFFYHETQVIANVLSYNPEVNSDILAMIGTSAALRLSGIPFNGPIGAVRVGFSNNAPIINPTQSQIENSELDLVVAGSRQGVLMVESEAKQLSEAVMLNAIMQGHSAIQASIDAIEHLAQEAGKPAWDWQAPALNDEQKNSLRTATNQAFDDAYNITEKQARSNRLAEIRKSGTEAVLTESSTPLEGNLVNSELKKIEASIVRERILSGQPRIDGRGTRTVRPIAIRLGVLPRTHGSALFTRGETQALVVTTLGSTRDEQKIDALQGEQFDSFMMHYNMPPYATGETGRNIGPKRREVGHGRLAKRGLAAVMPSKEDFEFPLRVVSEITESNGSSSMASVCGGSLSMMDASVPLSAHVSGIAMGLIKENDRFAVLTDILGDEDHLGDMDFKVAGTRKGVTALQMDIKIDSINEQIMQAALEQANEGRLHILGLMEEALPGPREDASPYAPRMLKVKIPKNKIRDVIGKGGSVIRNLTETTETRIDVNDDGMVTISGRNLEVCENAKEQIENLTKDVEIGAIYDGKVENILENVGAVVSILPGRDGLLHISQISNDRINKVSDVLSLNQSVRVKVLRADDGRVRFTMLNLDEAPPVSKEQDAE; this is translated from the coding sequence ATGACTCTTTATAAAAAAACCTTTATGCTGGGCGACACGGAAGCCACAATGGAATTTGGCGAAATTGGTCGTCAAGCGGGAGCCACCGTTATCGTTAGCATGAATGACACAGTTGTTATGGTTGCCGCTACTGGTAGCCGAGAAGCTATGCCCAATGCTGGATTTTTACCGCTAACAGTTGATTATCAAGAGAAATATTATGCCGCAGGTCGTATTCCTGGCGGTTTTTTGCGCCGTGAGGGGCGTCCATCAGAAAAAGAAGTCCTCACCAGTCGCCTGATAGACCGTTCCATCCGACCATTGTTTCCAGATTTTTTCTATCACGAAACACAAGTAATAGCCAACGTATTGTCTTACAATCCTGAAGTCAATTCCGATATTCTCGCCATGATTGGTACTTCTGCAGCGTTGCGATTGTCTGGAATCCCTTTTAACGGTCCCATCGGAGCCGTCCGCGTTGGTTTTTCCAATAACGCTCCCATAATTAATCCGACACAAAGCCAAATAGAAAATTCAGAATTAGATTTGGTAGTCGCCGGCAGCCGTCAAGGTGTGTTAATGGTGGAATCCGAAGCCAAACAATTATCTGAAGCCGTCATGTTAAATGCGATCATGCAGGGACACAGCGCCATACAAGCCTCCATTGACGCTATTGAACATTTGGCTCAAGAAGCCGGAAAACCCGCGTGGGATTGGCAAGCTCCCGCACTCAATGATGAACAAAAAAACTCGTTGCGAACGGCTACCAATCAAGCTTTTGATGATGCTTATAACATTACCGAAAAGCAAGCGCGCAGCAATCGATTGGCGGAAATTCGTAAAAGCGGCACTGAGGCAGTATTGACCGAAAGTTCCACTCCGCTGGAAGGGAATTTGGTTAATTCAGAGTTAAAGAAAATTGAAGCTAGCATAGTGCGCGAACGCATTTTGTCTGGTCAGCCGCGCATTGACGGTCGTGGCACTCGCACAGTACGCCCTATTGCTATTCGCTTAGGTGTATTGCCGCGCACACACGGCTCAGCGCTGTTTACCCGTGGCGAAACGCAAGCATTGGTCGTCACTACCTTGGGTTCTACTCGTGATGAGCAAAAAATAGATGCACTGCAAGGCGAGCAGTTTGATTCCTTTATGATGCACTACAACATGCCTCCTTATGCCACTGGAGAAACCGGCCGCAATATCGGTCCCAAGCGTCGCGAAGTCGGTCATGGACGCCTTGCCAAACGCGGATTAGCAGCGGTTATGCCGTCAAAGGAAGATTTTGAATTTCCCCTGCGTGTGGTGTCAGAAATTACTGAATCCAACGGCTCCAGTTCTATGGCGTCGGTATGCGGCGGCTCATTGTCGATGATGGACGCAAGTGTGCCACTATCAGCACATGTTTCCGGTATTGCCATGGGATTAATCAAAGAAAATGATCGTTTTGCTGTACTTACCGACATTCTCGGTGACGAAGATCACTTGGGTGATATGGATTTCAAAGTTGCAGGTACTCGCAAGGGTGTGACGGCGCTACAGATGGATATAAAAATTGACAGCATCAATGAGCAAATCATGCAGGCAGCTTTAGAGCAGGCCAATGAAGGACGGTTGCATATTTTAGGATTGATGGAAGAAGCGCTGCCAGGTCCACGCGAAGACGCTTCGCCATATGCGCCGCGCATGCTCAAAGTCAAAATACCAAAAAATAAAATTCGCGATGTTATCGGCAAAGGTGGCTCGGTTATTCGTAATTTGACAGAAACCACAGAAACGCGCATTGATGTTAATGATGACGGTATGGTGACGATTTCCGGACGCAATTTAGAAGTGTGCGAAAACGCCAAAGAGCAGATTGAAAACCTTACCAAAGACGTAGAAATTGGTGCTATTTACGACGGGAAAGTAGAAAACATTCTGGAAAACGTAGGTGCTGTAGTTAGCATCCTGCCTGGTCGTGATGGTCTGTTGCACATTTCGCAAATTTCCAATGATCGCATTAATAAAGTGTCTGATGTGCTTAGTCTCAACCAAAGTGTCCGTGTTAAAGTTCTACGTGCCGATGACGGCCGAGTGCGCTTTACCATGCTTAACTTGGATGAGGCACCGCCGGTCTCAAAAGAACAAGACGCCGAATAA
- the leuD gene encoding 3-isopropylmalate dehydratase small subunit encodes MQRFNTITSVTVPLDYPNVDTDQIIPKQFLRSIKRSGFGPYLFDEWRYLDRGELGMDCSSRPKNPDFILNDSRYVGAKILLTRDNFGCGSSREHAVWALMDAGFCAVIGPSFGDIFSGNAVKNGLLTVVLPDDDMELLFASAGESVTIDLATQTVTANNNVYRFNITNDDKKRLLNGLDDIAITLQHADAIRDYESQRYTEEPWLTLGSKQLP; translated from the coding sequence ATGCAACGCTTTAATACGATTACTTCGGTGACAGTGCCTTTGGACTATCCTAATGTAGACACTGACCAAATTATTCCCAAACAATTTCTACGCTCTATCAAGCGTAGCGGTTTTGGACCGTATTTATTTGACGAATGGCGCTATCTAGACCGTGGTGAGCTCGGTATGGACTGCTCTAGTCGTCCCAAAAATCCCGATTTCATTCTCAACGACTCGCGCTACGTCGGTGCGAAAATTTTGCTGACGCGCGATAATTTTGGCTGTGGTTCATCACGTGAGCATGCAGTGTGGGCACTTATGGACGCAGGCTTTTGTGCCGTTATAGGACCGAGTTTTGGCGATATTTTTTCTGGTAACGCCGTAAAGAATGGATTATTAACGGTAGTTTTACCTGATGATGATATGGAACTGCTATTCGCTAGTGCCGGAGAATCAGTCACTATTGATTTAGCAACACAAACTGTTACCGCTAACAATAACGTTTATCGTTTTAATATCACAAATGACGACAAAAAACGCTTGCTCAATGGCTTAGATGACATTGCTATCACGTTGCAGCATGCTGATGCCATCCGTGATTATGAAAGTCAGCGTTATACCGAAGAACCTTGGCTTACTCTGGGTAGCAAACAATTACCATGA
- the leuB gene encoding 3-isopropylmalate dehydrogenase: MNKRLLLLPGDGIGPEVIAQAEKVLRTLVTAGDLPCIDITTGLIGGCAIDMHGTPLPDDTLAMAQHADAVLLGAVGAPQYDNLPNDKKPELGLLSLRQAMGVFANLRPAICHSALVHSSSLKPDLVAGLDILIVRELIGGIYFGQPRGIIEENGERVGINTMRYAEHEIIRLGRAAFAAARRRQGRLCSVEKANVLEVGMLWRDVMTVLGRDEFPDIELSHMYADNAAMQLVRAPKQFDVIATGNLFGDVLSDAAAMLTGSIGMLPSASLDDKGRGLYEPVHGSAPDIAGQDKANPLAAILSVEMMLRYSLNASVAADKVSAAVRQTLNDNYRTADIAGDGDSIIGCAAMGQKVLDYL; the protein is encoded by the coding sequence ATGAATAAGCGTCTTCTTTTATTGCCCGGTGATGGTATTGGTCCCGAAGTTATTGCGCAAGCGGAAAAAGTATTGCGCACATTGGTCACTGCCGGCGATTTGCCGTGCATTGATATCACCACAGGACTCATCGGTGGTTGTGCTATTGACATGCATGGCACTCCCCTACCCGATGACACCTTGGCGATGGCACAACATGCCGATGCGGTGCTGCTTGGTGCAGTAGGTGCACCGCAATATGACAATCTCCCCAATGACAAAAAACCAGAATTGGGTCTGCTCAGTTTACGCCAAGCTATGGGTGTTTTCGCCAATTTGCGCCCCGCTATCTGCCATTCGGCATTAGTGCATTCATCCTCTCTCAAACCCGACCTAGTGGCAGGACTTGACATTCTTATTGTCCGCGAGCTTATCGGCGGCATTTATTTTGGACAGCCACGCGGCATTATCGAAGAAAACGGCGAACGTGTCGGTATTAATACCATGCGCTATGCTGAACACGAAATCATCCGCTTGGGTCGCGCAGCTTTTGCAGCAGCACGGCGGCGGCAAGGGCGTCTATGCTCAGTAGAAAAAGCTAATGTGTTAGAAGTCGGCATGTTATGGCGCGATGTGATGACAGTACTAGGGCGTGATGAATTTCCCGATATAGAACTGTCCCACATGTACGCCGACAACGCCGCTATGCAACTGGTGCGTGCACCCAAACAATTTGACGTTATCGCCACCGGCAATCTTTTCGGTGATGTGCTCTCAGATGCAGCAGCAATGTTAACTGGTTCTATTGGCATGCTACCATCAGCTTCTTTAGATGACAAAGGGCGCGGCCTGTACGAGCCGGTACACGGCTCTGCTCCAGATATTGCCGGACAAGACAAAGCCAATCCACTAGCTGCGATATTATCTGTGGAAATGATGCTACGCTATTCGCTCAACGCATCAGTCGCTGCCGACAAAGTTTCCGCAGCAGTACGACAAACACTCAACGACAACTACCGTACGGCAGATATTGCTGGCGACGGTGACAGCATTATCGGCTGCGCCGCCATGGGACAGAAAGTGCTAGATTATTTATGA
- a CDS encoding aspartate-semialdehyde dehydrogenase → MTTTDTPTFDIAVVGATGTVGEQMLAILEERNFPVRTLYALASERSVAKTVSFGNKTLTVQDLAKFDFSQVQIALFSAGGSVSAEHAPRAAACDCVVIDNSSHFRRDEGIPLVVAEVNPEQVDDYCSRNIIANPNCSTMQMLVALKPLYDAVGITRINVATYQAVSGAGARAIDELAQQTAARLAGNNIEPSIFTAPIAFNVIPHIDSFQENGYTREEMKMVWETKKILADDTIQVNPTAVRVPVFYGHAEAVHIETLEKLDAQQARMLLADAPGVCVIDEHIAGGYPTPQQHAAGNNEVFVGRIREDISHPKGLNLWVVSDNVRKGAALNAVQIAEILALKLLANTTF, encoded by the coding sequence ATGACAACAACTGACACTCCTACTTTTGACATTGCCGTTGTCGGTGCTACCGGCACGGTGGGCGAACAAATGCTTGCCATTTTAGAAGAACGAAATTTTCCAGTGCGCACACTATATGCATTGGCCTCCGAACGCTCTGTCGCTAAAACAGTATCTTTTGGCAATAAAACGTTAACAGTTCAAGATTTGGCAAAATTTGATTTTTCACAAGTGCAAATTGCGCTGTTTTCTGCCGGCGGCAGTGTTAGTGCCGAACATGCTCCCCGTGCAGCTGCTTGCGACTGCGTGGTGATAGACAATTCATCCCACTTTCGCCGCGATGAAGGCATACCGTTGGTGGTTGCTGAAGTTAATCCAGAACAGGTAGATGATTATTGCTCCCGCAACATTATTGCTAACCCCAACTGTTCCACCATGCAAATGTTGGTAGCGTTAAAACCTTTGTATGATGCCGTCGGTATCACACGTATTAATGTTGCAACTTATCAAGCGGTATCAGGCGCTGGTGCTCGAGCTATAGATGAACTTGCGCAGCAGACAGCTGCACGGCTGGCAGGCAATAATATAGAACCTTCAATTTTTACCGCTCCCATTGCTTTCAACGTTATTCCCCACATAGATTCTTTTCAAGAAAACGGTTACACTCGTGAAGAAATGAAAATGGTGTGGGAGACAAAAAAAATTTTAGCAGATGACACCATACAGGTTAATCCGACAGCAGTGCGTGTGCCGGTGTTTTATGGTCACGCCGAAGCGGTACACATTGAAACGCTTGAAAAACTTGATGCCCAACAGGCACGAATGCTTTTGGCGGATGCGCCCGGAGTATGCGTGATTGATGAACATATAGCAGGCGGTTATCCAACGCCACAGCAACACGCTGCCGGCAATAATGAAGTTTTTGTTGGCCGTATTCGCGAAGACATTTCACATCCAAAAGGATTGAACCTGTGGGTTGTCAGCGATAATGTCCGCAAAGGCGCGGCACTTAATGCGGTGCAAATAGCGGAAATATTGGCTTTAAAACTTCTTGCTAATACAACATTTTAA
- the phbB gene encoding acetoacetyl-CoA reductase yields the protein MAKTALVTGGLGGIGTAICRQLHCDGYTVAATYIHNGVRLQSWLEKQKADGFDSFHGYFCDISQWESCAKLKEAVEADLGGVDILVNNGGITRDATFRKMTAEMWDEVIVTNLSSVFYVSRQFVPDMANRGFGRVVNISSVNAQKGQFGQTNYSAAKAGMHGFTKALAQEVVSKGVTINTISPGYIGTDMVNNIAEEVREKIRAQIPVGRFGTPEEIASVVSFLASENAAFITGANIAANGGQHMY from the coding sequence ATGGCAAAAACAGCATTAGTTACCGGTGGTTTGGGAGGCATTGGCACGGCGATTTGCCGGCAATTACATTGCGATGGCTATACGGTAGCGGCAACGTATATTCACAACGGGGTGCGGCTGCAGTCATGGCTTGAAAAACAAAAAGCTGACGGGTTTGATAGCTTTCACGGTTACTTTTGCGATATCAGCCAATGGGAGTCGTGTGCAAAACTGAAAGAGGCGGTGGAAGCGGACTTGGGTGGTGTAGACATTTTAGTTAACAACGGAGGCATTACTCGCGATGCGACATTTCGCAAGATGACGGCGGAAATGTGGGACGAAGTTATTGTGACTAACTTGAGCAGTGTTTTTTATGTTAGCCGACAATTTGTTCCAGACATGGCTAATCGTGGTTTTGGGCGGGTTGTCAATATTTCATCAGTGAACGCGCAAAAAGGACAATTTGGACAAACCAATTATTCAGCGGCAAAAGCCGGAATGCACGGTTTTACTAAGGCATTGGCGCAGGAAGTAGTGAGCAAAGGAGTAACGATTAACACGATTTCGCCGGGTTATATCGGCACCGACATGGTCAACAATATTGCTGAAGAAGTGCGTGAGAAAATTCGCGCACAAATACCGGTAGGGCGATTTGGCACACCGGAAGAAATTGCTAGCGTGGTGAGCTTTTTGGCGTCAGAAAATGCTGCTTTTATTACTGGAGCAAACATTGCCGCCAACGGTGGTCAGCACATGTATTGA
- a CDS encoding acetyl-CoA C-acetyltransferase: MKDVVIIAACRTAIGKFGGGLASTSAAQLGSVVIAEALQRAGVEMAEVDDVIMGQVLTAGVGQNPARQAAMLAGIPKETPAMTINHVCGSGLRAVHLAAQAIIAGDATTVVAGGQENMSASPHILNGSRLGLRLGNGALIDSMVNDGLTDVFNNYHMGITAENVAEKYDISREEQDAFALASQQKAAAAQQAGRFESEIATVEVPQRKKPPLTVNQDEYIRYDASAEMLAGLRPAFRKDGTVTAGNASGINDGAAAVVLMDAETAAARGIQPLAVFHSAASCGVDPSVMGMGPAPASNKCLKKSGWSTDDLDLLEVNEAFAAQAIAVNREMGWDESKINVNGGAIALGHPIGASGARVLVSLLHEMIRRDAKKGLASLCIGGGMGIALTVGRN, from the coding sequence ATGAAAGATGTTGTAATTATTGCAGCTTGCCGCACGGCTATAGGTAAATTTGGTGGCGGTTTAGCATCTACTTCGGCAGCACAACTTGGGAGCGTAGTTATTGCCGAGGCATTGCAGCGCGCCGGCGTGGAAATGGCAGAAGTAGATGATGTCATTATGGGGCAAGTGCTAACTGCTGGCGTTGGTCAAAATCCGGCACGACAGGCGGCCATGTTAGCAGGCATTCCAAAGGAAACGCCGGCGATGACAATTAATCATGTTTGCGGTAGCGGTTTGCGTGCCGTGCACTTGGCTGCGCAAGCGATTATCGCTGGTGATGCGACTACGGTCGTTGCCGGAGGACAAGAAAATATGAGTGCCAGCCCGCATATACTCAATGGTTCGCGGTTGGGTTTGCGGCTTGGTAACGGTGCCCTCATAGATAGTATGGTTAATGATGGTTTAACAGACGTTTTTAACAATTATCACATGGGCATTACTGCCGAAAATGTTGCAGAAAAATATGATATCAGCCGCGAAGAGCAGGATGCTTTTGCTCTGGCATCTCAACAAAAAGCGGCGGCGGCGCAACAGGCAGGGCGCTTTGAAAGTGAAATTGCTACTGTAGAAGTACCTCAGCGCAAAAAACCGCCCTTGACAGTTAATCAAGATGAATATATTCGTTATGACGCTTCGGCAGAAATGTTGGCTGGGCTACGTCCAGCGTTTCGTAAAGACGGAACAGTAACGGCAGGCAATGCTTCTGGTATTAATGATGGTGCGGCAGCGGTGGTGCTGATGGATGCCGAGACGGCGGCAGCGCGCGGTATTCAGCCATTGGCAGTATTTCACTCGGCAGCGAGTTGCGGGGTGGATCCATCCGTTATGGGAATGGGGCCGGCGCCGGCATCAAATAAATGTCTGAAAAAATCAGGCTGGAGTACTGATGATTTAGATTTGCTTGAAGTCAATGAAGCGTTTGCTGCTCAAGCTATCGCTGTTAATCGTGAAATGGGATGGGACGAAAGCAAAATTAATGTGAATGGTGGGGCTATAGCGCTGGGGCATCCCATTGGTGCCTCGGGTGCGCGAGTGTTGGTAAGTTTATTACACGAAATGATTCGGCGCGATGCCAAAAAAGGCTTGGCGTCATTATGTATTGGTGGCGGCATGGGCATTGCCTTGACCGTTGGACGCAACTAA
- the phaC gene encoding class I poly(R)-hydroxyalkanoic acid synthase — protein MTEHKNILSESSVIPGGKKMAATWQRFLQALTQQPDLWINICTEVQRKQLEVTSSLGAKNEEKEEIVSPSKGDRRFSDKQWRENPFFSMLMQNYLLNSEAVREVVEKVNLPESDKKLLRFSIGQYVDAMSPSNFPATNPTVMEEAMQTGGENFVTGMQNLMSDAQNGTISNTDRESFVIGGNIACTPGKVIAQNDVMQLIEYAPQTAQVYCRPLLIVPPCINKYYILDLQQKNSFVRHAIAAGHRVFLVSWVNAGQKQRNFDWDFYLREGVMAALDIVSAVCKGEKINTLGFCIGGTLLACALAVLAKSDESPAQSLTLLATMLDFSDAGEIGLFVDKEMVGDYEQRFADGGVLDGRNLARGFAALRPNDLIWPYFIDNYYLGKKPQAFDLLFWNADSTNLPGPMFSSYLRDTYLENRIAKDKATMCNVPVRLLTLSHLPLYAVSCEKDHIVPWRTAYESARLLGGKGSKARFVLAASGHIAGIINPPDKNKGWHQTSAAGVLPKNVAQWQATAKQQEGGWWNDWIGWLARQSGKKKAAPKRVGNVRYSPIEDAPGTYVSVPRPDIVTSQVEAKE, from the coding sequence ATGACGGAACATAAAAATATTTTATCCGAATCCTCGGTCATACCGGGAGGCAAGAAAATGGCGGCTACGTGGCAGCGATTTTTGCAAGCGTTGACGCAACAACCTGATTTGTGGATTAATATTTGTACTGAAGTGCAGCGCAAGCAACTAGAAGTTACTTCCAGTCTAGGTGCAAAAAACGAAGAAAAAGAAGAGATTGTGTCGCCATCTAAGGGCGATCGGCGTTTTAGCGATAAGCAGTGGCGAGAAAATCCGTTTTTTTCCATGTTAATGCAAAATTACTTACTTAACAGCGAGGCTGTACGCGAAGTAGTGGAAAAAGTAAATTTGCCTGAAAGCGACAAAAAGTTATTACGCTTTTCTATCGGTCAGTATGTGGACGCCATGTCGCCGTCTAATTTTCCGGCAACTAATCCTACGGTGATGGAAGAGGCGATGCAAACGGGCGGCGAAAATTTTGTCACAGGCATGCAAAATTTGATGAGTGACGCGCAAAATGGGACGATAAGCAACACTGATCGTGAATCGTTCGTTATCGGTGGCAACATTGCTTGTACGCCCGGTAAAGTAATCGCTCAAAACGATGTTATGCAGTTGATTGAATACGCTCCACAAACAGCGCAGGTGTACTGCCGACCGTTGCTTATCGTGCCGCCGTGTATTAACAAATATTACATTTTAGATTTACAGCAGAAAAACTCTTTTGTGCGCCACGCCATTGCTGCTGGGCATCGAGTATTTTTAGTGTCTTGGGTAAACGCTGGCCAAAAGCAGCGTAATTTTGATTGGGATTTTTACTTGCGCGAAGGGGTCATGGCGGCGTTGGACATTGTGAGTGCTGTGTGTAAGGGAGAGAAAATTAATACGTTAGGTTTTTGTATTGGCGGAACGTTATTAGCTTGTGCTTTGGCCGTGCTGGCAAAATCAGACGAGTCCCCAGCGCAATCTCTTACTTTATTGGCAACGATGCTGGATTTTTCCGATGCTGGCGAAATCGGGTTGTTTGTAGATAAGGAAATGGTAGGCGATTATGAACAGCGTTTTGCTGATGGCGGAGTGCTGGATGGACGCAATTTAGCGCGTGGTTTTGCCGCACTACGCCCAAACGACTTGATTTGGCCTTATTTTATTGACAATTATTATCTAGGCAAAAAACCACAAGCATTTGATTTGCTATTTTGGAATGCTGATTCAACTAATCTTCCAGGACCAATGTTTTCCAGCTATTTGCGTGATACTTATCTAGAAAACCGCATTGCTAAAGATAAAGCAACAATGTGTAATGTTCCAGTGCGACTATTGACGTTGTCTCATTTGCCGTTGTATGCAGTTTCCTGTGAAAAAGACCATATTGTACCGTGGCGCACTGCTTATGAAAGTGCTCGACTATTAGGAGGCAAAGGTAGTAAAGCGCGTTTTGTACTTGCGGCTAGCGGCCATATTGCTGGCATTATTAATCCACCAGACAAGAATAAAGGATGGCACCAAACAAGCGCCGCCGGAGTGTTGCCTAAAAACGTTGCTCAATGGCAGGCGACGGCCAAACAGCAAGAGGGCGGTTGGTGGAACGATTGGATCGGATGGCTGGCACGACAAAGTGGTAAAAAGAAGGCGGCACCGAAACGAGTCGGCAATGTGCGTTATTCGCCCATTGAAGATGCCCCCGGCACTTATGTGTCAGTACCACGTCCTGATATTGTCACATCACAAGTTGAAGCGAAAGAATAA
- the xsc gene encoding sulfoacetaldehyde acetyltransferase: MAKMTPSEALVETLVAYGVKDVFGIVGSAYMDALDIFPAAGIRFVPTIHEQGSAHMADGYARASGKHGVCIAQNGPGITNFVTAIAAAYWAHTPVVAITPETGSMGLGLGGFQETEQLPIFSKITKFQGHVARLERMAEITGRCFEYATAERGPTQLNIPRDHFYGEADYTIPTPRDVTLGAGSKKSLDEAAALLAGARFPVIVSGGGVIFSNGVEACKALAEQLNCAVVNSYLHNDSFPCDHPLWAGSLGYQGSKAGMKLLAQADVVLALGSRLGPFGTLPQYGIDYWPKDAKIIQIDADHRMIGLTRPISVGVCGDAKAAALAILSRLQGMENLPVDQNRDSRLATIKSEKATWESELDDWAHEKDDWSVQVMNTEDGGGMHPRQMLRELEKALPDNAMVSTDIGNICSVSNSYLRFRQPNSFFAAMSFGNCGYAFPTIIGAKLAAPDRPAVAYVGDGAWGMSFGEILTCVRENIPVTAVVFNNRQWGAEKKNQVDFYGNRFLGVNLDTPNTTDFSAIAKAMGAEAVRVDNVDQVGEALEKACDAQKQGKTTILEMMCSRELGDPFRRDALKHPVRHLDKYKKFV, translated from the coding sequence ATGGCTAAAATGACTCCCAGTGAGGCACTTGTAGAAACACTCGTTGCTTATGGCGTAAAAGATGTGTTCGGTATTGTTGGCTCCGCATATATGGACGCATTAGATATTTTTCCAGCCGCCGGCATTCGTTTCGTTCCCACCATACACGAACAAGGTTCAGCACACATGGCGGACGGCTATGCCCGCGCCAGCGGCAAGCATGGTGTTTGCATCGCACAAAACGGTCCTGGTATTACCAATTTTGTTACCGCTATCGCCGCAGCCTATTGGGCACACACTCCAGTTGTTGCCATTACCCCGGAAACCGGTAGTATGGGCTTGGGATTGGGTGGTTTTCAGGAAACCGAGCAATTGCCAATATTTTCCAAAATTACTAAATTTCAAGGACACGTTGCTCGCTTGGAACGCATGGCTGAAATCACTGGGCGTTGTTTTGAATACGCTACAGCTGAGCGAGGCCCAACACAACTCAATATTCCACGCGACCACTTTTACGGAGAGGCCGATTACACCATTCCTACGCCGCGTGATGTCACACTAGGGGCAGGGAGTAAAAAAAGTTTAGATGAAGCAGCAGCATTATTAGCAGGTGCGCGGTTTCCGGTTATTGTTTCCGGTGGTGGTGTAATTTTCTCAAATGGCGTAGAGGCTTGCAAAGCGTTGGCGGAGCAACTCAATTGTGCCGTTGTTAACAGCTACTTACACAACGATTCATTTCCTTGTGACCATCCGCTGTGGGCTGGATCATTAGGTTATCAAGGATCCAAGGCAGGAATGAAATTACTGGCGCAAGCTGATGTAGTTTTAGCTTTGGGGTCTCGCTTAGGACCATTTGGCACATTGCCACAGTATGGCATTGATTATTGGCCAAAAGATGCCAAGATTATTCAGATTGATGCTGACCACCGCATGATTGGTTTGACGCGTCCGATTTCTGTTGGCGTTTGTGGCGATGCCAAAGCAGCTGCGTTGGCTATATTGTCCCGCTTGCAGGGTATGGAAAATTTGCCCGTGGACCAAAACCGCGATTCGCGTTTGGCAACTATCAAATCAGAAAAAGCTACATGGGAATCTGAACTGGATGATTGGGCTCACGAAAAAGACGATTGGAGCGTGCAAGTGATGAACACCGAAGACGGTGGTGGCATGCACCCGCGCCAAATGCTGCGAGAGCTGGAAAAAGCATTGCCGGATAACGCCATGGTATCAACTGATATTGGCAATATTTGCTCAGTTTCCAACAGTTATCTGCGTTTCCGTCAACCGAATAGCTTTTTTGCCGCTATGAGTTTCGGTAACTGCGGCTATGCATTTCCAACCATTATTGGTGCTAAATTAGCTGCTCCGGACCGTCCTGCAGTAGCCTATGTGGGAGATGGTGCTTGGGGTATGAGCTTTGGTGAAATTTTAACTTGCGTGCGCGAAAATATTCCAGTTACTGCGGTGGTATTCAATAATCGCCAATGGGGAGCTGAAAAGAAAAATCAAGTGGACTTTTACGGCAATCGTTTCTTGGGAGTCAATTTAGATACACCAAATACAACTGATTTTTCGGCAATTGCCAAGGCGATGGGTGCGGAAGCTGTGCGTGTTGATAATGTTGATCAAGTGGGAGAAGCGCTGGAAAAAGCTTGCGATGCACAAAAACAAGGCAAAACCACGATATTGGAAATGATGTGTTCACGTGAATTGGGTGATCCATTTCGGCGTGACGCTCTCAAGCATCCAGTGCGTCACTTGGATAAATATAAGAAATTTGTTTGA